The following proteins come from a genomic window of Candidatus Francisella endociliophora:
- a CDS encoding amino acid permease, with the protein MSNENKLKRDILARHIVMISLGGTISASFFLGVGSILNSVGAFGTVLGFFLGGIIMMLVMISLAEMSIAMPISGSFQTYATKFISPYSGFLTGWLYLLNWLTAAAGGLVAAGIICHNFYPEISVWQFCLAIIVIVSLLNLCAVRVFAEIEFWLSAIKIITIIVFIIIGIGIITGVLHSNKPISGLVNFYADGLFPNGFKAFLFGLVIIVCTFQGAELVGIAAGETKDPEKNIRKAVKSVAIRILLFFVFSSFIIAYIIPYKDSGVANTPFITVLQLVNIKYVDTIMQLVILTASLSAVNSCFYTCARLMWSMASDNQAPKIFAKVSKKQVPIYGVLFVAILSCLCLITKFVGAEKLFILVVSSSGMVGCMIWIIISLCHVYFRKSLSSEQIANLKFKAWAFPVIPYLSILFNSCVILGMLWDPDQRMVVYSGVILIIIFSILYKIYYLKKNIVK; encoded by the coding sequence ATGAGTAATGAAAACAAGTTAAAAAGAGATATTCTTGCGCGTCATATTGTAATGATTTCTCTTGGTGGAACTATATCAGCTAGTTTCTTCCTAGGTGTTGGTAGTATCTTAAATTCAGTTGGTGCATTTGGTACAGTATTAGGCTTCTTTCTCGGTGGCATAATAATGATGCTGGTGATGATAAGTCTTGCTGAGATGTCTATAGCGATGCCAATAAGTGGCTCTTTTCAAACTTATGCTACAAAATTTATATCTCCATATTCAGGATTTCTAACTGGCTGGCTATATTTACTTAACTGGTTAACTGCTGCAGCCGGAGGTTTAGTAGCAGCTGGTATTATTTGTCATAATTTTTATCCGGAGATAAGCGTTTGGCAATTCTGCTTAGCAATTATTGTTATCGTTAGCCTACTCAATTTATGTGCTGTTAGAGTCTTTGCAGAGATTGAATTTTGGCTTTCTGCAATAAAAATTATCACAATTATTGTATTTATAATAATTGGTATAGGCATTATTACAGGAGTTTTACATTCTAACAAACCAATATCAGGATTGGTCAATTTCTATGCAGATGGATTATTTCCCAATGGCTTTAAAGCATTTTTATTTGGTTTAGTGATTATCGTATGTACTTTTCAAGGTGCTGAACTAGTTGGTATTGCTGCAGGTGAAACAAAAGATCCTGAAAAAAATATTCGTAAAGCAGTTAAAAGTGTCGCTATTCGTATACTTTTATTTTTCGTATTTTCTTCTTTTATAATTGCTTATATCATTCCATACAAAGACTCCGGTGTCGCAAATACTCCTTTTATCACAGTACTGCAATTAGTAAATATCAAATATGTGGATACAATTATGCAATTAGTGATTTTAACAGCAAGTTTATCTGCTGTTAATTCATGTTTTTATACTTGTGCAAGATTAATGTGGTCTATGGCTTCAGATAATCAGGCTCCTAAAATATTTGCAAAGGTTAGTAAAAAACAAGTTCCAATATATGGTGTTTTATTTGTTGCTATACTTTCCTGTCTTTGCTTGATTACAAAATTTGTTGGTGCTGAAAAGCTATTTATATTGGTAGTATCATCATCTGGTATGGTTGGCTGTATGATATGGATTATTATTAGTTTATGTCATGTTTATTTTAGAAAATCATTAAGTAGTGAGCAAATCGCTAATTTAAAATTTAAAGCATGGGCATTTCCTGTGATCCCTTATCTAAGTATTCTATTTAATTCTTGCGTGATATTGGGGATGTTATGGGATCCAGATCAACGCATGGTGGTTTATTCAGGAGTAATTTTGATAATTATATTTTCAATCTTATATAAGATTTATTACCTAAAGAAAAACATTGTAAAATAA
- a CDS encoding winged helix-turn-helix domain-containing protein, giving the protein MLNDILHQPIRTKIITYLYSVEGATFKDIKTLLELTDGHMSTHMKVFIKNGYVTNKKTFKAGKPETTYKLTEKGKKLFLDYVAELKRIVNFVSTDPS; this is encoded by the coding sequence ATGCTAAATGATATACTACATCAACCTATTAGGACAAAGATAATTACATATCTCTATTCTGTGGAGGGAGCAACTTTTAAAGACATAAAAACTTTATTAGAATTGACAGATGGTCATATGAGTACACATATGAAAGTTTTTATCAAAAATGGATATGTTACCAATAAGAAAACATTTAAAGCTGGTAAACCAGAAACAACCTATAAACTTACTGAAAAGGGTAAAAAATTATTTTTAGATTATGTTGCAGAATTAAAAAGGATTGTTAATTTTGTATCAACAGATCCTAGCTAA
- a CDS encoding DUF3293 domain-containing protein — MNKVQSQMCDLYFNTLFEVPVKPNKYPTQFAIITAYNPMNKSLSESENISRNKILEKELKQKYDWIYQINGFDKDTKHKENGFMFNAESLDEACNLGEKYSQDAIYFVIDSILYVSKCSKDLREFIKVGGFLARIC, encoded by the coding sequence ATGAATAAAGTTCAATCTCAAATGTGTGATTTGTATTTCAATACTCTTTTTGAAGTGCCTGTTAAACCTAATAAATATCCTACTCAATTTGCAATTATTACTGCATATAATCCAATGAATAAATCTCTAAGTGAAAGTGAGAATATTTCAAGAAATAAGATTCTAGAAAAAGAACTTAAGCAAAAATATGATTGGATATATCAAATAAATGGTTTTGATAAAGATACTAAGCATAAAGAAAATGGTTTTATGTTTAATGCTGAGTCTTTAGATGAAGCATGTAATTTAGGTGAAAAATATTCGCAAGATGCGATTTATTTTGTTATTGATAGTATTTTGTATGTTTCGAAATGCTCAAAAGATTTAAGAGAGTTCATTAAAGTAGGAGGTTTTTTAGCTAGGATCTGTTGA
- the trxA gene encoding thioredoxin — translation MALSNVIKTDEANFDKLINSTDKPVLVDFYADWCGPCKMLGPILDQLSKDYKGAVIVKVDVDSNQNLATKFGIRSIPTMIIFKDGKQVETLNGVQTGSQLEQKLKAYE, via the coding sequence ATGGCATTAAGTAATGTAATAAAAACAGATGAAGCAAATTTTGATAAATTAATAAATAGTACAGACAAGCCAGTTCTAGTTGATTTTTATGCTGATTGGTGTGGACCTTGTAAAATGTTAGGCCCAATTTTAGATCAGCTATCAAAAGACTACAAAGGGGCAGTTATTGTCAAAGTTGATGTTGATAGTAATCAAAATTTAGCCACTAAGTTTGGCATTAGAAGTATTCCTACGATGATTATTTTCAAAGATGGTAAACAAGTTGAGACTCTAAATGGTGTCCAAACCGGGTCTCAACTAGAGCAAAAACTAAAGGCTTATGAATAA